The Trypanosoma brucei brucei TREU927 chromosome 9, whole genome shotgun sequence genome includes a window with the following:
- a CDS encoding hypothetical protein, conserved (GPI-Anchor Signal predicted for Tb09.160.0430 by DGPI v2.04 with cleavage site probability 0.156 near 780), producing MSAACPLFAVWWSSVLLTGLEFPGLSTSFLTVKLDNASCSRVSIGEGSGTLNSSQLSVKIDQPSNVVCSAGIQLGAASTNITVDLAVHLNEITVGRELDDLCFTTNFIVDRCSLNVKVNDINMVPKFELFEMFKPIAQYIIEEKSETLLCNAHLPLLGNKFVISEVKPEKPAPPPVDGAVVLNTTPVFRGVTNVVNNIPVVFGVRLGAKMHEDTATRTNFTLPNGVNMTLYEDGALSPAISSLLASVEDALKALSLDGLVANISQMIPAVNVTNAVVDIPSSFTMSMDVVVTDVRCSDEAKLNCTIPCSDAVLLQNLRTVGLGDINKVAGNNMEDLLLPHVESLINSVLASNCTAGEERRPLPLLHAAEVRDVPPLSLWLTALCMSVVAFALGICWSIYRHRKDPATLADGSPISQCRALTEDGLLLLLTLSATFLLVWSNSTTAAAVVVGGEFNMLQLSLMEITSKIFKAGHVDLAIGFFFFSGVYPYVKLLCILVCTLGFRKPQHAFVRLLDCTGKFSFIDTFAMVVMVGGLELSGIAEVHIRPGFYCFLFATILTIFVGNYALYLWRRNTSVRLDQKCSPSEPSHSENDVVEAERDDELDTNSSKGKKCDLMRFVLRGLNGAATAVCVLLMWFIPCLRYNVGGLASVVQPDSRDMAMFELTSGSFTILTVCFLTTVLVPFLFAITYPNCSVTASWCAADALSVACIAGLVQLGKFVSYIIGEGMEAIYTAEAKLLWPMYPVFAFVIWQWILVIEREFKPVRWVWQHLTRPRSTLSSDVAADSREPIGEDKRHNRLFGFFFALFSTQFFHGSVKA from the coding sequence ATGTCAGCTGCATGTCCGTTGTTTGCCGTGTGGTGGAGCTCGGTATTATTGACGGGTCTCGAATTTCCCGGTCTTTCGACATCCTTCTTGACGGTGAAGTTGGATAACGCCTCATGTTCACGCGTCAGCATCGGTGAAGGTAGTGGTACACTCAACTCTTCGCAACTTTCTGTGAAAATAGACCAACCTTCCAATGTTGTGTGTTCGGCCGGCATTCAATTGGGGGCTGCTTCAACCAATATTACTGTTGACTTGGCTGTGCACCTCAACGAGATCACCGTCGGAAGGGAGTTAGACGACCTTTGTTTTACTACAAACTTCATTGTGGACCGCTGCAGCCTTAATGTGAAGGTGAATGACATTAATATGGTTCCTAAATTTGAACTTTTTGAGATGTTCAAACCTATTGCGCAGTACATAATTGAAGAAAAATCCGAAACACTATTATGCAATGCGCACCTTCCGTTACTGGGGAATAAATTTGTGATAAGTGAAGTGAAGCCGGAGAAACCAGCTCCTCCCCCTGTTGATGGCGCTGTTGTCTTGAACACTACTCCAGTTTTCCGGGGTGTGACGAATGTTGTAAACAATattcctgttgtttttggtgttcGTCTCGGTGCGAAAATGCACGAAGACACTGCTACTCGTACGAACTTCACGTTGCCGAACGGTGTGAACATGACTCTGTATGAGGATGGTGCCTTATCTCCTGCGATATCCTCTTTACTGGCTTCTGTGGAAGACGCACTAAAAGCTCTTTCACTGGATGGTCTTGTGGCCAATATTAGTCAAATGATTCCTGCCGTGAATGTCACTAATGCAGTAGTTGACATTCCGAGTAGTTTTACCATGTCTATGGATGTTGTGGTGACGGATGTTCGCTGCAGTGATGAAGCGAAACTAAATTGTACCATACCGTGTTCCGATGCTGTGTTGTTGCAGAATTTGAGAACGGTCGGTCTTGGTGATATAAACAAGGTGGCTGGCAACAATATGGAAGATCTGTTGCTTCCACATGTGGAGAGCCTTATTAACTCTGTGCTTGCATCGAACTGTACTGCTGGGGAGGAGCGACGACCCCTTCCCTTGCTTCATGCTGCTGAAGTACGTGATGTACCTCCCCTATCGCTTTGGCTTACCGCACTTTGTATGTCGGTTGTTGCATTCGCGTTGGGTATTTGCTGGAGCATCTACCGACATCGAAAGGATCCCGCAACACTGGCTGATGGTTCACCGATTTCGCAATGCCGAGCACTTACTGAGGAtggtctgttgttgttgcttacTCTAAGTGCTACATTCTTACTTGTGTGGTCCAACAGCACGACAGCTGCCGCAGTTGTGGTGGGAGGTGAATTTAATATGTTGCAACTCTCTTTGATGGAAATCACCAGCAAAATTTTCAAAGCTGGACATGTTGACCTAGCCAtcggttttttcttttttagcgGAGTTTATCCATATGTGAAACTGTTATGCATCCTTGTATGCACTCTTGGTTTTCGAAAACCTCAACATGCATTCGTGAGGTTACTTGACTGTACAGGCAAGTTTTCTTTCATTGATACGTTTGCGATGGTTGTGATGGTCGGGGGCTTGGAGTTATCGGGGATAGCGGAGGTGCACATTCGACCTGGATTCTACTGTTTCCTCTTCGCTACAATTCTCACAATTTTCGTCGGAAACTATGCTTTATACCTATGGCGTCGTAATACTTCCGTACGACTGGATCAGAAGTGCAGTCCGTCGGAACCATCACACAGTGAGAATGATGTGGTTGAAGCAGAAAGAGATGATGAACTTGATACGAATTCATCAAAGGGTAAAAAGTGTGACTTGATGCGATTTGTATTACGTGGGTTAAATGGCGCTGCCACtgctgtgtgtgtgttgcttATGTGGTTTATACCTTGTTTGCGATACAACGTGGGTGGCTTGGCCTCGGTGGTGCAACCTGACTCTCGTGACATGGCAATGTTTGAACTCACATCCGGGTCGTTTACCATCTTGACAGTTTGTTTTCTTACTACGGTGTTGGTTCCATTTCTGTTTGCCATTACTTACCCGAATTGTTCTGTTACCGCGTCGTGGTGTGCGGCAGATGCTTTATCTGTGGCCTGCATCGCTGGGCTCGTTCAACTCGGTAAGTTTGTTAGCTACATTATTGGTGAAGGCATGGAGGCCATCTACACTGCTGAGGCAAAGTTACTGTGGCCCATGTATCCCgtgtttgcttttgttatttggCAGTGGATATTAGTAATTGAGCGGGAATTCAAACCTGTAAGGTGGGTGTGGCAACATCTCACACGCCCTCGGTCAACACTCAGTAGTGATGTTGCAGCGGATTCTAGAGAACCTATTGGTGAAGATAAGCGGCATAATCGCctttttggtttcttttttgctcttttttcgACCCAATTCTTTCATGGTTCTGTAAAGGCGTGA
- a CDS encoding protein kinase, putative (curated by M. Parsons, P. Ward, J. Mottram), producing the protein MDGVCERCLLGREVVLAELLGSGANGSVFLARPVCTTGTASAFQYPQRFVVKVMRRGILPADGAAMILKEIDAIRSLNHPFIVRYVGAWVESGVGEHCGSVCLAMTHCDGGDLHGLIREYSLREEFVPNELAMMIMLQILSALNHSHAQHIIHRDIKPANLLLVRNDNKEGSVSKALVGDYGLARPLQQTTELAQTRVGTPCYCSPEIVAGEAYSSKTDIFSAGATFFELLTRQRAFWKKHYTEQQSFHAILNMDPMPCLRQIARGRYETCLVRAVEACLCKNERGRPTAYDLLVGFASRLTSYVREKGIPVCREAPKVSPLRAIMESPIRRISPVTPVRRPQPRPDSGSPKHNVSPKCRQSLRATPATPRVAAASVDSEKLGSNLLEQLLQVAEKGVGDKAWVAKLRQLLDGDLETLLLVHVLIAKRRHDKELLENGLFKVLLSLKPHVDVEQVVSWVSQKIVK; encoded by the coding sequence ATGGATGGCGTGTGCGAACGGTGCTTATTGGGACGGGAGGTTGTACTCGCTGAACTGCTCGGATCTGGTGCAAACGGAAGCGTCTTTCTTGCGAGGCCTGTATGTACAACTGGTACAGCAAGTGCATTTCAATATCCGCAGCGCTTCGTTGTGAAGGTGATGCGACGTGGTATACTTCCAGCTGACGGTGCAGCGATGATATTGAAAGAAATTGATGCAATTCGGTCGCTGAATCATCCCTTCATTGTGCGGTACGTAGGTGCTTGGGTGGAAAGCGGTGTGGGGGAACACTGTGGGAGTGTTTGCTTGGCAATGACACATTGTGATGGTGGTGACCTACACGGGCTTATTCGTGAGTACTCCCTTCGTGAGGAGTTTGTCCCTAACGAACTCGCTATGATGATAATGTTGCAGATACTCTCAGCACTGAACCACAGTCACGCGCAGCACATAATTCACCGCGACATCAAACCTGCCAATCTGCTTCTTGTTCGTAATGACAACAAGGAGGGGTCGGTGTCGAAGGCCCTTGTCGGGGACTATGGGCTTGCACGTCCGCTGCAGCAGACGACGGAACTTGCACAGACGCGTGTTGGAACTCCCTGTTACTGCTCACCAGAGATTGTTGCCGGGGAGGCATACAGCAGCAAGACGGACATATTTTCCGCTGGTGCAACCTTTTTTGAACTCCTAACACGGCAACGTGCTTTCTGGAAGAAGCACTACACGGAGCAACAGTCTTTCCATGCTATCCTGAACATGGACCCTATGCCTTGTCTTAGGCAGATAGCGCGAGGGCGATACGAAACGTGTCTCGTACGCGCTGTGGAGGCATGCCTTTGCAAGAACGAGAGGGGCCGGCCTACTGCGTATGATTTGCTCGTGGGATTCGCATCACGTCTGACGTCATACGTGCGGGAGAAAGGCATACCTGTGTGTCGCGAAGCCCCTAAGGTTTCTCCACTGCGTGCGATTATGGAGTCTCCAATACGCCGGATTTCGCCTGTCACACCTGTACGTCGACCCCAACCTCGCCCTGACAGCGGCTCACCTAAACATAATGTCTCTCCAAAGTGCAGGCAATCTTTACGTGCCACTCCAGCTACACCAAGGGTTGCTGCAGCATCAGTTGACAGTGAGAAACTGGGTTCCAATTTGCTGGAACAATTGCTTCAGGTAGCAGAAAAGGGTGTGGGAGACAAAGCATGGGTTGCGAAACTACGGCAGTTGCTTGATGGAGATCTCGAAACCCTTTTGCTTGTGCATGTTCTTATTGCCAAGCGGAGGCATGATAAAGAGTTGCTTGAGAACGGTCTATTCAAAGTATTATTGTCGCTAAAACCTCATGTTGATGTGGAGCAGGTTGTTTCGTGGGTATCGCAGAAGATTGTCAAGTGA
- a CDS encoding hypothetical protein, conserved (contains D-alanine-D-alanine ligase domain), protein MKQIAHYFRIKTAKHAVLEAGDNIRELCSVLSFPLIIKHVSGYSSVGMDKSCKVYDMDSLHSRVTRFIEQYQIALVEEFVVGDEATILVCADSTQPDGIRVFPPVMVQFPEGEDFKHFHLKWETYEGMEWRLMPEDDPALSQVLSTARTSFMHMMGGVGYGRVDVRIDRSTHDVVFLEINPNCGVMYPPGQEGSADWILRLTPGFNQREFTLLQIKEALRRNERMQPLFRCVYNPAQGYRMCATRDISAGSPIFEAEGQSVRLYTKPHVKATRGKEEYDQFAQKAWPLGGDGHYYALWDNEPTNWRTFSHSCVPNMNFGPNRSLNLYATRDIARGEELTMDYRLFRDETTPPFQCCCGSECCEGWIAMNGGKLTKEENGNNY, encoded by the coding sequence ATGAAGCAGATTGCTCACTACTTTAGGATAAAAACGGCCAAACATGCTGTTTTAGAAGCTGGTGACAATATACGTGAATTATGTTCGGTGCTTTCATTCCCACTGATAATCAAACACGTTTCCGGTTACAGCAGTGTTGGAATGGATAAGTCGTGCAAAGTTTATGACATGGATAGCTTGCACAGTCGTGTAACTCGCTTTATTGAACAGTATCAAATTGCTCTCGTTGAAGAATTCGTTGTTGGCGATGAGGCGACGATACTTGTGTGTGCAGACAGCACGCAACCTGATGGCATTCGTGTTTTCCCTCCTGTAATGGTGCAATTTCCTGAGGGTGAAGATTTCAAACATTTTCATTTGAAGTGGGAAACATATGAGGGAATGGAGTGGCGTCTTATGCCGGAAGATGACCCTGCGTTGTCACAAGTCCTTTCCACAGCACGAACATCGTTTATGCATATGATGGGAGGTGTAGGATATGGGAGGGTGGATGTGCGCATCGACCGGTCGACACATGATGTTGTATTCTTGGAGATTAACCCTAACTGCGGCGTCATGTATCCACCCGGGCAAGAGGGATCAGCTGATTGGATCTTGCGTTTGACACCAGGTTTCAATCAAAGGGAATTTACTCTGCTTCAGATAAAGGAGGCCCTTAGACGGAATGAGCGCATGCAACCTCTGTTCCGCTGCGTATATAACCCTGCACAGGGGTATCGGATGTGCGCTACGCGTGACATATCAGCAGGATCCCCTATTTTTGAAGCAGAGGGGCAGTCGGTTCGTCTTTACACAAAACCTCATGTAAAGGCGacgaggggaaaagaggagtaTGATCAGTTCGCACAAAAAGCGTGGCCACTTGGTGGAGATGGTCATTACTATGCCCTTTGGGATAATGAGCCAACAAATTGGCGCACATTTAGTCACTCCTGTGTTCCCAACATGAACTTTGGACCAAATCGGTCTTTGAATCTCTACGCCACCCGTGATATTGCCCGAGGCGAAGAACTTACAATGGACTACCGTCTATTTAGGGATGAAACAACACCACCATTTCAATGTTGCTGTGGATCTGAATGCTGTGAAGGATGGATTGCTATGAATGGAGGCAAACttacaaaagaggaaaatggaaacaacTACTAA
- a CDS encoding serine/threonine protein phosphatase, putative, with the protein MSSGASHHELTRGRDGLKEREYVWKKSHADESPGSNPQILPTLVLPHHLVFDNDGAPLADNIKVHFGRGWRLHVEDALNIVHRCALIMKEEPNVVRLKGSAVVCGDLHGQFHDLLTLLEVNGHPSVQQYVFLGDYVDRGDFSAEIVLLCMSFKLLYPRSFILLRGNHESRQLTSCFNFKQEIESKYSSMVYEEIMAAFDCFPLSCVVNDRFFCVHGGLSPLLTYLGEIDTVNRFRETPSTGPMCDLLWSDPMFGDDTDCATPSEELFVFNTKRGCSYNYSYEAVCRFLEANNLCTVIRGHETQPGGYKLYRHTPKGVPAVVCVFSASNYCGTYGNMAAVVAIDGDVMNIRQYMATSHDSCTPNHFNAISRMQPLAIHEAVEKWCVASHGGSSGDAKAEKVEVEKNLSEDDSSVVLREKLGDMICAMHHIVT; encoded by the coding sequence ATGTCGAGTGGTGCTTCACACCATGAGCTAACACGTGGGCGTGATGGTTTGAAGGAACGGGAATATGTTTGGAAAAAATCTCATGCAGATGAATCTCCCGGCAGTAATCCTCAGATACTTCCGACTCTCGTGTTGCCGCACCATTTGGTATTTGATAATGATGGCGCCCCGCTTGCAGATAATATTAAAGTTCATTTTGGGAGAGGATGGCGACTTCATGTAGAGGATGCATTGAACATTGTCCACCGCTGTGCATTAATCATGAAAGAGGAGCCAAATGTTGTACGATTAAAGGGATCTGCTGTCGTGTGTGGGGATCTTCACGGGCAGTTTCATGACTTACTGACATTGTTAGAAGTTAATGGTCATCCCAGCGTGCAgcaatatgtttttcttggAGACTACGTGGACCGCGGGGATTTTAGTGCAGAAATTGTACTCCTCTGCATGTCGTTTAAGCTACTGTACCCTCGTTCCTTCATACTACTACGTGGCAATCACGAATCACGACAACTAACGTCGTGTTTCAACTTCAAGCAGGAGATTGAGAGCAAGTATTCGTCAATGGTGTACGAAGAGATTATGGCAGCGTTTGACTGCTTTCCACTCTCATGTGTTGTAAATGATAGGTTTTTCTGTGTGCACGGCGGTTTATCGCCATTGTTAACTTATCTTGGAGAAATTGACACTGTTAACCGTTTCAGGGAAACACCGTCGACGGGTCCCATGTGCGATTTGCTCTGGTCTGATCCCATGTTTGGAGACGACACCGACTGTGCAACTCCCTCTGAagagttgtttgttttcaatACCAAACGTGGTTGCTCATACAACTACAGTTATGAGGCAGTTTGTCGGTTTCTGGAGGCGAATAATCTTTGCACAGTCATACGTGGCCACGAGACGCAGCCGGGAGGTTACAAACTGTATCGTCACACCCCGAAGGGAGTTCCAGCTgtggtttgtgttttttccgCATCGAATTACTGTGGAACGTATGGAAATATGGCTGCCGTGGTAGCAATTGATGGGGACGTGATGAATATTCGTCAATATATGGCGACCTCCCATGACTCCTGCACTCCAAATCATTTTAATGCAATTAGTCGTATGCAACCATTGGCAATACACGAGGCAGTTGAAAAATGGTGTGTGGCTTCACACGGCGGAAGTAGTGGTGATGCAAAGGCAGAAAAGGtggaagtagaaaaaaatctTTCGGAGGATGATTCTTCTGTGGTACTGCGGGAGAAGTTGGGGGATATGATTTGTGCGATGCATCATATAGTTACTTGA
- a CDS encoding protein kinase, putative: MRGEHELVIPGEQRRDWCSTDACENRLCRKKFSLLVSKQHCQWCGRIFCDNCAPCTATYGGRRLRRCNSCKFPAVFRSLRNLRTGKRDGSVARLIMSFLDSRSINALMHSCYTSLSEFNVGDYVYYESITDRFPTFFEGAMIGKGGFGSVYKCEDRSYPCRRRVALKVITKASVVTYRSWKKIVTELEIMQDVDHHNVAKLLEVLQTPHHLVIVMEAGDGGSLMQAWRLAKEYKYDVEVLVANVVLQVAEGLDYLYHKKGIVHRDIKLENIVLSHDFKRVMIIDFGLAEYVKQCETQLFVPCGTAGYTSPENIRAVVERRRVYEALGETMHLADMYSLGVVAYVLLCGHMPVATRCFSSLYQNMLKGIRCVGPHWANVSDDAKSLVESLVKTNSFERATVAVIREHPFIQAKAPLIVEIVQRHMHKQTETERREVKEWVYVEPLSDHWDMIEVETVSDEENRGLALRKGSSTFGRVGFMNRLKSVVWD; the protein is encoded by the coding sequence ATGCGCGGGGAGCATGAATTAGTAATTCCCGGTGAGCAGCGACGCGACTGGTGCTCAACAGATGCCTGTGAGAACCGCCTGTGCCGCAAGAAGTTTTCACTACTCGTCAGTAAACAACACTGCCAGTGGTGTGGACGGATATTTTGTGACAATTGTGCCCCATGCACTGCTACATATGGTGGGCGACGCTTACGGCGGTGCAACTCCTGCAAGTTTCCCGCTGTGTTTAGAAGTTTGCGTAACTTACGTACGGGGAAGCGTGATGGAAGCGTGGCGCGTCTCATTATGTCATTTCTCGACAGCCGCAGCATTAACGCACTCATGCATTCATGTTACACATCCCTCTCTGAATTCAATGTTGGAGATTATGTTTATTATGAAAGTATAACAGACCGCTTCCCAACATTCTTTGAGGGAGCTATGATTGGTAAAGGTGGGTTTGGCTCTGTGTATAAATGCGAAGACCGGAGTTATCCCTGTAGAAGGCGTGTGGCACTTAAAGTAATAACTAAAGCATCGGTTGTGACCTATCGTTCGTGGAAGAAAATTGTAACAGAGTTGGAAATAATGCAAGATGTGGATCATCATAATGTTGCAAAACTATTGGAGGTATTGCAGACACCACATCaccttgttattgttatggAAGCAGGTGATGGCGGTTCGCTCATGCAAGCATGGAGGTTAGCTAAGGAATATAAATACGACGTAGAAGTTCTTGTGGCAAATGTTGTCCTGCAGGTGGCAGAAGGTCTTGACTACCTTTACCACAAGAAAGGAATAGTGCATCGTGATATAAAGCTTGAAAACATCGTTCTTTCGCACGACTTCAAAAGGGTGATGATCATCGACTTTGGCCTTGCGGAGTATGTGAAACAGTGCGAAACACAACTTTTTGTACCTTGTGGAACCGCAGGTTACACTTCTCCAGAGAATATACGCGCTGTCGTGGAACGTCGCCGTGTGTATGAGGCGTTGGGAGAGACGATGCATCTTGCGGATATGTACAGCTTAGGTGTTGTAGcatatgttttgttgtgtggtCATATGCCTGTGGCTACGCGATGCTTTAGTTCTCTTTACCAAAATATGCTGAAAGGCATCCGCTGCGTCGGTCCGCATTGGGCCAATGTATCGGATGATGCCAAGTCGCTTGTGGAGTCATTAGTGAAAACAAACTCATTTGAACGTGCCACTGTTGCGGTGATACGTGAGCATCCTTTTATACAAGCGAAGGCTCCCCTTATTGTAGAAATTGTGCAACGTCATATGCACAAGCAAACGGAAACTGAGCGAAGGGAAGTAAAGGAGTGGGTTTATGTCGAACCATTAAGTGATCATTGGGATATGATAGAGGTTGAAACGGTAAGTGATGAGGAAAATAGGGGACTTGCGCTGCGCAAAGGTAGTTCCACTTTTGGTCGAGTGGGATTTATGAACCGCTTGAAGTCTGTTGTCTGGGACTAA
- a CDS encoding phosphatidyltransferase, putative: protein MPKAKTTTPLQVCLFYPNLIGYTRVILSLISFCLLGHFPIAFLFCYIIGFVLDAVDGMVARRFGQCTQFGAILDMLTDRASTAGLIVVVVQVLQPLPHWGATSLACLVFLDISSHFCVMYVSLYAGRTSHKDVSSSIFSLLRLYYTNRPFMCALCVGQELFYLNLYMYGVYGIAEPAFLFFMALTAALSAFKQVVNVQQLLDSMYHLAVLDAAGSRQ from the coding sequence ATGCCGAAAGCTAAAACTACCACACCACTGCAGGTATGTTTGTTTTACCCTAACCTCATTGGCTACACACGCGTTATTCTTTCATTGATTTCCTTCTGCTTGCTCGGCCACTTTCCCAttgcatttttattttgttacatCATTGGTTTTGTGCTGGACGCGGTGGATGGCATGGTAGCGCGACGGTTTGGCCAATGCACACAGTTTGGTGCGATACTTGATATGTTGACGGATCGGGCGTCAACGGCTGGTTTgattgttgtggttgtgcaGGTATTACAACCGCTTCCACATTGGGGAGCCACTTCGCTTGCATGTCTTGTTTTCCTGGATATTTCTTCGCATTTCTGCGTCATGTACGTGTCGCTTTATGCTGGCCGTACTAGTCATAAGGACGTGAGCAGCAgtattttttcacttctgcGACTTTATTATACAAATCGTCCGTTTATGTGTGCACTTTGCGTCGGACAGGAACTTTTCTACTTAAACTTATATATGTACGGCGTGTATGGGATCGCTGAACCTGCGTTTCTGTTCTTTATGGCTTTGACAGCCGCGTTGAGTGCTTTCAAGCAGGTGGTGAATGTGCAACAGCTGCTGGATAGCATGTATCATCTGGCGGTTCTGGATGCTGCGGGAAGCCGCCAGTGA
- a CDS encoding protein kinase, putative produces MSTRLCEPSLRDDGAQRGTPASHGKWCDTGAFKLDETPSPVVANVSSTSDASFQFNRTPSPGKHQNHAADRSMWSLDDFVIIRKLDEGRFGKVYLAREKQSKCAVVLKCISKDMIRFHSLAHQLQREVELQEYAGRYHKNVLRLFAYFWDDVRIVLVLEYADSGTLQDLLDCYREKEQRSSLPDDKVRTILLQLLSALAFLHERDIIHRDVKPDNILFHGEKLLLADFSWAVRVNNSDPRYCRRHTVCGTLDYLAPEQVLKRGCTTKADLWAVGVVAYRMLCGFLPFEMLDARDVCSCIASGAIRYPSQLSPTARHFLQGLLRVDEALRFSCQEALNHPFMRGDCNCRISNRYIESKHRARAEEPVLQHQGSFDTTKNGTRWIQQKKESWCCSRAPTLNVPEPVHHTGTNCVANHSHNHKDMDKSTTLSCPSASDIVRVRATTERVRCPVDDYSGTSASLITISPLRSTECMQSLSNVSTPSIVSQTHSEWLHSASPISHTPVVAAAATSKCSRDDVGTSSYGVSYSGIRLHNSASDGSGTTTGQHHAQLGTSTHSSFAFAPPTSARYRRDISGYHRINGRGSSPSDHEEYEVASCALRLCFDDEDDADNNCSGALHAAASNRPKTLKSGVMMNGTAPPSHHKGSSYDVR; encoded by the coding sequence ATGAGCACACGTCTGTGCGAGCCGTCTTTACGTGACGACGGCGCGCAGAGAGGAACTCCTGCCAGCCATGGGAAATGGTGCGACACGGGAGCTTTTAAGTTGGATGAAACGCCATCCCCAGTCGTAGCGAATGTTTCTTCGACATCTGATGCAAGTTTTCAATTTAACCGAACCCCTTCCCCCGGTAAACATCAGAACCACGCAGCGGACCGTTCCATGTGGTCTTTGGACGATTTTGTTATAATACGAAAACTTGACGAAGGCCGTTTTGGGAAAGTTTACCTTGCTAGGGAGAAGCAGAGCAAATGCGCTGTGGTCCTCAAATGCATTTCAAAGGATATGATTCGCTTTCACAGCCTTGCCCACCAACTACAACGTGAAGTGGAATTACAGGAATACGCTGGGCGCTACCACAAGAATGTTCTGCGTCTTTTTGCGTACTTTTGGGATGATGTGCGGATCGTTCTAGTGCTAGAATATGCAGATAGTGGAACCCTACAGGATTTGCTTGATTGCTACAGAGAAAAGGAGCAGAGATCCTCTCTTCCTGATGATAAGGTGCGTACCATTCTCCTACAGCTTCTGTCGGCATTGGCTTTTTTGCACGAGAGGGACATTATTCACCGTGATGTAAAACCAGATAACATCCTTTTTCATGGAGAAAAGCTGCTTCTCGCCGATTTCTCTTGGGCCGTGCGCGTAAACAACAGCGACCCTCGGTATTGCAGACGCCATACGGTTTGTGGCACGCTGGACTATCTAGCACCTGAACAAGTGCTGAAGCGTGGTTGCACTACCAAAGCTGATTTGTGGGCTGTTGGTGTAGTAGCATATCGTATGCTTTGCGGTTTCCTGCCCTTCGAGATGTTAGATGCACGAGACGTGTGTTCATGCATTGCCTCCGGTGCCATTCGTTACCCTTCACAGTTGTCACCAACGGCACGACATTTCCTCCAAGGACTTTTGCGCGTGGATGAGGCCTTGCGGTTTTCGTGCCAGGAGGCGTTGAACCACCCGTTCATGAGAGGGGACTGTAATTGTCGCATAAGCAACCGTTACATCGAGAGTAAGCACCGAGCACGTGCTGAGGAGCCGGTGTTACAACACCAAGGTAGTTTTGACACAACCAAAAATGGCACCCGATGGATTCAGCAGAAAAAAGAGTCGTGGTGCTGCAGCCGAGCACCCACGTTGAATGTTCCGGAGCCGGTTCATCATACTGGCACCAACTGCGTCGCCAACCACAGCCACAACCATAAAGATATGGATAAAAGTACAACGTTGAGTTGCCCCTCGGCTTCTGATATTGTTCGAGTTCGCGCCACCACAGAAAGAGTCCGTTGTCCCGTGGATGATTATTCTGGTACGAGCGCAAGCCTCATAACTATAAGCCCTCTGCGATCAACAGAATGCATGCAAAGTTTGAGCAACGTAAGTACCCCCAGTATCGTATCTCAGACTCACAGTGAGTGGCTCCACAGTGCTTCTCCGATCAGTCACACTCCCGTCGTAGCCGCGGCAGCCACATCGAAGTGTAGTCGTGATGACGTTGGGACATCAAGTTATGGTGTGAGTTACAGTGGTATTCGGTTACACAACAGTGCAAGCGACGGCAGTGGGACTACCACCGGGCAACATCATGCGCAATTAGGAACCTCAACACACTCTTCTTTCGCATTTGCGCCGCCTACCTCCGCAAGATATCGCCGTGATATTAGCGGCTATCATCGCATTAACGGCCGGGGCAGCAGTCCGAGTGATCATGAGGAGTATGAAGTGGCTAGCTGCGCTTTGAGGTTATGttttgatgatgaggatgatgcCGACAATAATTGTAGCGGCGCCCTGCATGCCGCGGCTTCCAACCGCCCAAAAACTTTGAAATCAGGTGTGATGATGAATGGTACGGCACCGCCCTCTCATCATAAAGGGTCGTCATATGACGTGAgatag